One Brevibacillus choshinensis genomic window carries:
- the flgB gene encoding flagellar basal body rod protein FlgB: MLGSYHTQILERSMNAANLRHRTITNNLANIDTPQFKSQQVVFEEYLQQELSGALGKQKLEAYRTNERHIPFANAGGFAMPQIVSNPNNIVQNNGNDVDLESEQTELAKNQIWYSGLTQLTSGSYQKIRSVIDGGGK; the protein is encoded by the coding sequence ATGCTGGGAAGTTATCATACGCAGATCCTCGAGCGATCGATGAATGCTGCAAACCTTCGACACAGAACGATTACAAACAACCTGGCCAACATAGATACCCCACAATTTAAAAGCCAGCAGGTCGTTTTCGAAGAGTACTTACAACAGGAATTATCTGGTGCGCTGGGAAAGCAAAAGCTGGAAGCGTACCGTACAAATGAGAGGCATATTCCTTTCGCAAATGCGGGAGGATTCGCAATGCCGCAGATCGTTTCCAATCCAAACAACATCGTGCAGAACAATGGAAATGATGTCGATTTGGAATCGGAGCAAACCGAACTGGCTAAAAACCAGATCTGGTACAGCGGTCTCACTCAATTAACATCAGGGTCTTACCAAAAAATAAGAAGCGTAATTGACGGTGGAGGGAAATAG
- the fliE gene encoding flagellar hook-basal body complex protein FliE, which yields MEINTISGLSPIQTSSAAKTQTPAQVTKEFGSFLSDAMNQVNQAQVESAVLGDKFAAGQIDSIDQVMVAGLKASNMLQMTLQVRNKVIESYQEIMRMSI from the coding sequence ATGGAGATCAACACGATTTCAGGGTTAAGCCCCATTCAGACTTCAAGTGCGGCCAAAACGCAGACTCCAGCTCAAGTGACGAAAGAGTTTGGATCTTTTCTCTCGGATGCGATGAATCAAGTCAACCAGGCACAAGTGGAATCGGCTGTTTTGGGCGATAAGTTTGCTGCAGGTCAAATCGACAGCATTGATCAAGTGATGGTTGCCGGTTTAAAAGCTTCGAACATGTTGCAGATGACCTTACAGGTACGTAACAAGGTGATCGAGTCTTATCAAGAAATTATGCGAATGTCGATATGA
- the codY gene encoding GTP-sensing pleiotropic transcriptional regulator CodY: MDLLSKTRRINRMLQKSAGHAVNFNEMAQVLSDVIEANTFVVSRKGKLLGFAIHQEMDNARIRKMLEERRFPEDYSQGLLKVEETSANLDVDSPYTIFPVEMKEVFRTGWTTLVPIMGGGDRLGTLILGRINDQFVDDDLILAEVGATVVGMEILRERSEAIEEEARSKAVVQMAIGSLSYSELEAVEHIFEELEGKEGLLVASKIADRVGITRSVIVNALRKLESAGVIESRSLGMKGTFIKVLNEKLLPELEKLKTS, from the coding sequence ATGGATCTACTGTCTAAAACAAGAAGAATTAACCGCATGCTGCAAAAATCTGCAGGGCATGCCGTGAATTTCAATGAAATGGCACAAGTGTTGAGCGATGTAATTGAAGCAAATACATTTGTTGTCAGCCGCAAAGGCAAGCTGCTCGGGTTTGCTATTCACCAAGAGATGGACAACGCGCGTATCCGCAAAATGCTGGAAGAGCGCCGTTTCCCGGAAGATTACAGCCAAGGCCTGCTGAAAGTGGAGGAAACTTCCGCTAACCTGGATGTGGATAGCCCATACACCATTTTCCCTGTGGAAATGAAAGAAGTGTTCCGTACCGGCTGGACGACACTCGTACCAATCATGGGTGGAGGAGATCGTCTGGGTACGCTGATTCTCGGCCGAATCAATGACCAATTCGTCGATGACGACTTGATCCTGGCTGAAGTAGGTGCCACCGTAGTAGGTATGGAGATCTTGCGTGAGCGTTCCGAAGCAATTGAAGAAGAAGCTCGCAGCAAAGCAGTCGTGCAAATGGCGATCGGTTCCCTGTCTTACAGTGAACTGGAGGCTGTAGAACACATCTTTGAAGAGCTCGAAGGTAAAGAAGGCCTGCTCGTTGCTTCTAAAATCGCTGACCGTGTAGGCATCACTCGTTCTGTGATTGTAAACGCTCTTCGCAAACTGGAGAGTGCGGGCGTAATCGAGTCGCGTTCCCTTGGGATGAAGGGTACCTTCATTAAGGTATTGAATGAAAAGCTGCTGCCTGAGCTGGAGAAATTAAAAACCTCTTAA
- the flgC gene encoding flagellar basal body rod protein FlgC, which translates to MSLFQGINTSASALTANRLRLDTIASNIANAETTRANFVNGVWQPYKRKMVELSPKSGESFDNLLQAAVGNITGKNGDQGVRVTAIKEDETPFKRVYDPSHPDADQDGYVLMPNVDMMKEMVDMISASRSYEANITALNATKNMMMKALEIR; encoded by the coding sequence ATGAGTCTATTTCAGGGAATCAACACGAGTGCTTCGGCACTGACAGCCAACCGGCTTCGTCTGGATACGATCGCTTCCAACATTGCAAACGCGGAAACCACCAGAGCTAACTTCGTGAATGGCGTATGGCAACCCTACAAGCGAAAAATGGTGGAGCTTTCTCCCAAATCCGGCGAGTCGTTTGATAATCTGCTTCAAGCGGCAGTTGGAAACATTACTGGGAAAAACGGTGACCAGGGTGTCAGAGTCACAGCCATCAAGGAAGATGAGACCCCGTTCAAACGGGTGTATGATCCTTCTCATCCAGATGCTGACCAAGACGGCTACGTTCTCATGCCGAATGTGGACATGATGAAAGAAATGGTGGACATGATTTCTGCCTCCCGTTCGTACGAGGCGAATATCACCGCGTTGAACGCAACGAAAAACATGATGATGAAAGCCTTGGAAATCAGATAG
- the fliF gene encoding flagellar basal-body MS-ring/collar protein FliF, with the protein MNERIAVFREQLASKWNQFSKKQKWMIAGISLFLLISLGLYIYIASQPVYTPLYNQRLSEQEIGTIKQELESSQIPYRITGNGTGIEVPEKMAQDVIVDLAAQGIPSEAGINSEVFSNTLGVTDRQFDVMKKEALQQELRKMLERVKGVRNAQVMITLPQESVWVTETPDTATASVIVDVEPGTTLDQKQINSLYLLVSRSVPKLPMEAIAITDQYSNPLERADTNENEGTLSGFKQQEEIKAEVEKKIQQNLYNLLGTIMGRDKVIVHTFIKMNFDKENRVENLVEAPDKENNEGLIISSQKLSKTFSGQGAPPGGVAGTGANAVPSYPASTPAGSNSNYEELNDTINREVNRITRNVTMSPYKIEDVTINVGVEPPTGGTLDDATIESIKQVLRNVVRVTLSNEGIELTQEELDKHISVLPRQFSGKVAVEDSSSLSPAVLWTVGGIAVLALAAVAFLLLRRRKQAKQLEEEEVDLLSPTQPMEIPDLMYQEDGDQVVVRKQLEKLAKSKPDEFVVLLRTWLAED; encoded by the coding sequence ATGAACGAACGTATAGCAGTATTCAGAGAACAGCTTGCGTCAAAATGGAACCAGTTTTCCAAAAAACAGAAATGGATGATCGCAGGAATTTCCTTGTTTCTGCTCATCTCACTCGGACTATACATATACATTGCATCACAGCCGGTGTACACACCGCTCTACAATCAGAGACTGAGTGAACAAGAAATCGGAACGATCAAACAAGAGCTGGAGAGCTCACAAATTCCTTATCGCATTACAGGAAATGGGACAGGCATCGAGGTTCCTGAAAAAATGGCTCAGGATGTCATAGTTGACTTGGCAGCACAAGGAATACCGAGCGAGGCGGGAATTAATTCGGAGGTCTTTTCCAACACATTGGGTGTAACAGATCGTCAATTCGATGTGATGAAAAAGGAAGCCCTTCAGCAGGAATTGCGAAAGATGCTGGAGAGAGTAAAGGGAGTACGCAATGCGCAGGTAATGATTACTCTGCCGCAAGAAAGCGTTTGGGTAACGGAAACTCCTGACACAGCGACCGCATCCGTGATCGTTGATGTGGAGCCGGGTACGACTTTGGATCAAAAACAAATCAACTCTCTGTATCTTCTAGTATCTCGAAGTGTTCCAAAACTTCCGATGGAAGCGATCGCGATCACCGACCAATATTCCAACCCGTTGGAGCGCGCGGATACGAACGAAAATGAAGGAACGCTGAGCGGCTTTAAGCAGCAAGAAGAGATCAAAGCAGAGGTAGAGAAAAAAATTCAGCAAAATCTGTACAACCTACTCGGAACGATCATGGGTAGAGACAAAGTGATCGTCCATACGTTCATCAAAATGAACTTTGATAAGGAAAACCGCGTAGAAAATCTCGTGGAAGCCCCTGACAAAGAAAACAACGAAGGACTTATTATCTCATCTCAAAAATTATCAAAGACATTTTCCGGTCAAGGTGCTCCTCCAGGGGGAGTCGCAGGTACAGGTGCAAACGCCGTTCCGAGTTACCCTGCTAGCACGCCGGCGGGAAGCAACAGCAATTACGAAGAACTGAATGACACCATTAACCGTGAAGTGAATCGAATCACTCGCAACGTCACGATGAGCCCGTACAAAATTGAAGACGTAACGATCAACGTAGGGGTTGAGCCGCCAACAGGTGGCACGTTGGACGATGCGACGATTGAAAGCATCAAGCAAGTCTTGCGCAATGTTGTGCGTGTGACGCTTAGCAACGAAGGAATTGAGCTGACACAGGAAGAGCTGGACAAGCATATTTCCGTCCTGCCGCGTCAATTCTCTGGCAAAGTAGCTGTGGAAGACTCCAGTTCTCTGAGCCCTGCCGTTCTTTGGACAGTTGGAGGTATTGCGGTACTCGCTCTTGCGGCCGTGGCATTCCTCTTACTCCGCCGACGTAAACAGGCAAAACAGCTCGAGGAAGAAGAAGTAGATCTGCTGTCACCTACGCAGCCGATGGAAATCCCGGATTTGATGTATCAAGAAGACGGGGATCAGGTCGTGGTCAGGAAGCAGTTGGAAAAATTGGCGAAAAGCAAGCCGGATGAGTTTGTTGTACTGCTTCGTACATGGTTAGCAGAAGACTAA